The DNA region TAAGCTCTAAATCCGAGTGCTTCATATTTTGAAAAGAGGAAAAATACTGTGCTTTACAAGACTCAACTACTTTAGGACTTACATCTCTTCTTGCATCTTCGAGCAAAGAAACCAGGTCATATCCGGGCAAGCCCAGCACTGCATCCTGAAAGTCCAGCACGCCGACTTTGTGTGTGGTATTATTGTGTTTTATCCACATTAGGTTATCAGCATGGTAATCACGGAGAGTTAAAACTAATTTGTAATTTTTTAATAGTTTATATAATTCACTGAAGGTATTTAATATTTCTTTTGAAGCGTTTATTGCAGCTTTCGGCTCTAGTTTATGGTGAATATAAAATTCATTAAAAATTAATACTCCGGCATTTAAAAGTTTTTCATCTTGCAAGGGGAGAGAGATATCTACTTCAGCCTTTGCAATTTTAATTAATACATCGATTGCATGTGAATAGAGGAGTTGTTCCTGCTCAGAACTATTATCAATAAATTTTGTGTATGAATCATTTCCTAAATCCTCTAAAAGTAGCAAGCCCTGCTCAAGATTTTCCGCATAAACTACAGGTGCTTTTATCTCATGTTTAATGAGTAAATTTGCAACATTTAAAAAAGGAGTAACTGATTCAGGTTCTTGGCTTGAATCCATTAAAATATAACTTTTTTCAAGGGTAATTATTCTATAATAATGCCGTTTTGATGCGTCGGTATCTATTTTAATCAGCTTATATGTTTTAATGCCGTAATCATGCAGAAACTCTTCAAGTTTAATGCAAAAATCAATATCATCTATTATGTGATTTTCAACTTTAGTTATTTGATGTGTAAAAGGCATGCCTTAGTTCTTCCTCCTTTATTTCTCCGCTGAATTTTAATAAAACTCGGTTACTTTTGCTAACTATAAATGTTTCCGGAATTGCGGATATACCTAAATTTATAATTGTTTCTTCATCTGCATTAATTAAATCATAATAAGGGTTACCTTCTTTTTGCAACATTTTATCTATATTTTCTCTTTTATCCTGCCAAATAATTCCGATAATTTTTATTGCTTTTTCGTTGCTAAGCCTAATTAACTCATAATGATTTTGTTTACATGTCGTGCACCATGAAGAACAAACATGCAGTATGTATTTATTATTAGGATGAATAATCGGTTGATTGTTAATTGCTGATTTAAGTTTGGAAGCATCAAAATATAGGTTTTGAACAAGCTGTATATTGTCCGGCTTAGTGTTTATTGTTTTATAGCCAAGTAAAGCGACTAATAAT from Candidatus Jidaibacter acanthamoeba includes:
- a CDS encoding aminoglycoside phosphotransferase family protein — protein: MPFTHQITKVENHIIDDIDFCIKLEEFLHDYGIKTYKLIKIDTDASKRHYYRIITLEKSYILMDSSQEPESVTPFLNVANLLIKHEIKAPVVYAENLEQGLLLLEDLGNDSYTKFIDNSSEQEQLLYSHAIDVLIKIAKAEVDISLPLQDEKLLNAGVLIFNEFYIHHKLEPKAAINASKEILNTFSELYKLLKNYKLVLTLRDYHADNLMWIKHNNTTHKVGVLDFQDAVLGLPGYDLVSLLEDARRDVSPKVVESCKAQYFSSFQNMKHSDLELIYAILGAQRNLRIVGAFHRLNIKYNKYKYLKYLPRVWQHIKNNLEHPTLEPLKEIFEKYKLYEF
- a CDS encoding redoxin family protein, with the protein product MGKYIPLTFFILLVALLGYKTINTKPDNIQLVQNLYFDASKLKSAINNQPIIHPNNKYILHVCSSWCTTCKQNHYELIRLSNEKAIKIIGIIWQDKRENIDKMLQKEGNPYYDLINADEETIINLGISAIPETFIVSKSNRVLLKFSGEIKEEELRHAFYTSNN